The Colius striatus isolate bColStr4 chromosome 24, bColStr4.1.hap1, whole genome shotgun sequence genome includes a window with the following:
- the MYOM3 gene encoding myomesin-3, with translation MGTQNFFHYREEEQKEERQHSLQMTSTTRKKKFKTSEEEETFSLSELSVAAALALTSEIPQDYKLRREAAILELEQRGQKRIRFGNDMERLEKEVIRNCRLLRVRADRKALRRKAVEKACSEKEYIELRSGRPPMFWIPLRVHAVWERMEVTLACTVLASPLPQVTWYKNGVRIDPRLAPAGKYKIKNKFGMLTLQISRCSVEDSAEYSVEVKNQHGEAYSFATVLVRKYYGKESGFDSEIYRRSLMAREADFAFPLKPLFSREKEPFTLSCYFSSDLLEHQQDISWFRDGELLQNSECRELKSREREASLTVSCAHKEDEGFYTIRVPSLDGYKEQTTYVFVRDAAAETAGAPGSPLNVKCHDVNKDCLILSWVAPSDNGGSPILGYYIERCIAGSEDWVPCNDKPVKTCRYPVLGLAEGQTYQFRVKAVNKEGTSHPSKASEPVTTYDPSRDRRTTVIPYDEGRTIEIFKDDLEGHIKIPLPPTNVHASEVREDYVSLVWDEPDPRGREPLNYYVEKSIVGSNSWQMVNLDAPANSPRFALFDLIKGKSYRFRVRSVNKYGISEPSLPSEPVTAGAKLATLPPPSQVLAFRDTKTSVVLQWDKLKDGLEPLGYYIYCRETGTEEWQTVNNKPVTCNEFTVPGLQPGKEYVFCVKTVSEAGLSESSPETDPIVVRPAIACPSAPHGFVLLHCGKADMTIGWKPPKHKGGTKILGYFLDQHDTSEEDWHEVNIHPIPQRVYTVGNLEEGHLYEFRACAMNMAGVGEVSEPSDLFKCEEWTMPEPGPPYDVKCTEVRDSSLMLQWQAPLYTGAGPVTGYYVDMCEEGSQEWKQINKQSIATTHMKVSDLETGKCYIFRVRALNKAGIGPPSLPSDPVVAKTKPGTNEIELGVDEEGFIYMAFEAPEKNDSSEFIWSKDYEGPPDADRVQTEEKGNKSKLILKEPSEKDLGIYSVEVTDVDDDISASCTLTKEDLDKLLKRSHEIRNPLIKLISGWNIDVLEKGEVRLWLEVEKLSPNAELHLIFNDKELRSTPTHKINFVKEKGLVELIIQNFCDDDKGMYTAQLQDGKAKNQFTLALVDDSFAKVAAEADAKRREWKKKQGPHFIENLKWKVTENCEVLLTCKATNLKKDTSFQWFFNKKARAGGVFDPQTGIGTLHIKKITKADEGQYKALVSDDRGEDYTQLDLTKGAFEDLLKELCRISALSATPLKIQPTEEGIKIYTDVKYYTDYMKTTWYHKEKQLESRDRLKSGSTMNQIWLHILNPTDTDKGKYTLELFDGNTSRKLSTDLSGKAFEDALAEHRRLKEAAVAEKCRARVVQGLPDVATIMEDKTLCLTCCVSGDPYPEITWFKNEKVIVFKDRYKMDVKGTVVTITIEKVCNEDTGKYSIYVKNKYGSETGQVTISVYKHGEIPIGMEEEVPHGITTKKPR, from the exons ATGGGAACCCAAAACTTCTTCCACTACAGAGAGGAGGAGCAAAAGGAGGAGAGGCAGCACAGCTTGCAAATGACTTCCACaactagaaagaaaaagttcaAAACCAG TGAGGAAGAAGAGACTTTCAGCCTGTCAGAGTTATCAGTAGCAGCTGCCCTTGCCTTGACCTCTGAAATACCACA AGATTACAAGCTAAGAAGAGAAGCTGCCATCCTAGAGCTAGAGCAGAGGGGGCAAAAGAGAATTCGGTTTGGGAATGACATGGAAAGGCTGGAAAAGGAGGTTATTCGGAACTGCAGACTGCTGCGAGTGAGAGCTGACCGGAAGGCCCTTCGGAGAAAG GCTGTAGAAAAGGCATGCTCAGAGAAGGAATACATTGAGCTGCGTTCAGGGAGACCACCCATGTTCTGGATCCCCCTCCGAGTCCACGCAGTCTGGGAGAGGATGGAAGTGACACTGGCATGTACAGTCCTGGCTTCCCCACTGCCACAGGTTACTTG GTACAAAAACGGAGTCCGTATTGATCCTCGCCTGGCCCCAGCAGGAAAGTACAAGATCAAAAACAAGTTTGGGATGCTGACCCTGCAGATCAGCAG atGCTCCGTGGAAGACTCAGCTGAATACAGCGTTGAAGTTAAGAACCAACACGGCGAGGCTTACTCATTTGCTACAGTGCTTGTCAGGA AATATTATGGAAAGGAGTCAGGATTTGATTCAGAAATATACAGAA GATCCCTCATGGCCAGAGAGGCAGATTTTGCTTTTCCACTGAAACCtttattttcaagagaaaaggAGCCTTTCACCCTCTCCTGTTACTTCTCTTCTGATTTACTTGAACACCAACAAGATATTAGCTGGTTCAGAGATG GTGAGTTGCTGCAGAATTCTGAATGCCGGGAACTCAAGTCCCGAGAGCGAGAAGCTTCTCTGACGGTGTCATGTGCTCACAAAGAAGATGAGGGATTCTACACTATCCGTGTCCCCTCACTGGATGGATATAAGGAGCAGACCACTTACGTGTTTGTGAGAG atgctgcagcagaaacAGCTGGTGCACCTGGATCCCCACTCAACGTGAAATGCCATGATGTGAATAAAGACTGCTTGATTCTTTCTTGGGTAGCACCCAGTGACAATGGAGGAAGTCCAATCCTGGGATACTATATTGAAAG GTGTATTGCTGGATCAGAGGATTGGGTCCCATGCAACGACAAGCCTGTGAAAACCTGCAGATACCCTGTCTTGGGCCTTGCTGAAGGACAGACATACCAGTTCCGAGTAAAGGCTGTCAATAAAGAGGGTACCAGTCATCCTTCAAAAGCCAGTGAGCCAGTTACAACGTATGACCCCAGCAGGGACAGGAGAACGACAG TTATTCCATACGACGAAGGCAGGACGATAGAAATTTTCAAGGATGACCTGGAAG GACATATTAAAATTCCTTTGCCACCCACCAATGTTCATGCAAGTGAAGTCAGAGAAGACTATGTGTCTCTGGTGTGGGATGAACCGGATCCAAGAGGCAGAGAGCCACTGAATTATTATGTGGAAAAG TCCATTGTAGGCAGCAACTCCTGGCAAATGGTTAATCTGGATGCACCAGCTAATTCCCCAAGATTTGCACTCTTTGATCTCATTAAAGGAAAATCATACCGCTTCCGTGTGCGATCTGTTAACAAGTACGGAATCAGTGAGCCATCCCTGCCCAGTGAGCCTGTAACAGCTGGAGCAAAACTGG ctacTCTGCCTCCACCATCTCAGGTTTTAGCTTTCAGAGACACCAAGACATCTGTCGTTTTGCAGTGGGATAAGTTGAAGGATGGTCTGGAGCCTCTTGGCTACTACATATACTGTCGGGAGACTGGGACAGAAGAATGGCAAACGGTCAATAACAAGCCTGTGACATGTAATGA ATTTACTgttcctgggctgcagcctggaAAAGAATATGTCTTTTGTGTGAAAACTGTGAGTGAGGCAGGACTAAGTGAAAGCTCACCAGAGACAGATCCTATTGTTGTAAGGCCAGCTATTG CTTGTCCATCAGCACCACACGGGTTTGTTCTTCTACACTGTGGGAAGGCTGACATGACCATTGGCTGGAAACCCCCAAAGCACAAGGGAGGAACAAAGATTCTAGGTTATTTCCTAGACCAGCATGATACATCAGAAGAAGACTGGCATGAAGTCAATATTCACCCAATTCCCCAACGAGTCTACACG GTCGGCAACCTTGAGGAAGGTCACCTGTACGAATTCCGTGCCTGTGCAATGAACATGGCTGGTGTTGGGGAAGTATCTGAACCCAGTGACTTGTTCAAATGTGAGGAATGGACAATGCCAGAACCAG GCCCTCCTTATGACGTGAAGTGCACTGAAGTGAGAGACTCATCCCTGATGCTACAGTGGCAAGCACCACTGTACACAGGAGCAGGACCAGTTACAGGGTATTATGTCGACATGTGTGAGGAAGGGTCACAAGAatggaaacaaataaacaaacagtcCATAGCCACCACTCACATGAAG GTTTCAGATCTAGAGACaggaaaatgttacattttccGAGTAAGAGCACTGAACAAGGCTGGAATTGGACCCCCTTCACTCCCCTCCGATCCTGTGGTGGCTAAGACCAAACCTG GCACAAATGAAATCGAACTTGGGGTCGATGAAGAGGGTTTCATTTATATGGCTTTTGAAGCCCCTGAAAAGAACGACTCCTCTGAATTTATCTGGTCAAAGGACTATGAAGGACCACCAGATGCTGACCGAGTTCAGACTGAAGAGAAAGGCAATAA aTCTAAGCTTATACTGAAAGAGCCATCAGAAAAGGATCTGGGTATATATTCAGTAGAGGTCACGGATGTAGACGATGATATCTCTGCCAGCTGCACTTTAACAAAAGAAG ATCTGGACAAGTTATTGAAACGTAGCCATGAAATCAGGAACCCAC TGATCAAGCTGATATCTGGATGGAACATCGATGTTCTAGAGAAAGGAGAAGTGCGGTTGTGGTTGGAGGTTGAAAAGTTGTCACCAAATGCAGAGCTGCATTTAATCTTCAATGACAAGGAGCTCAGAAGTACTCca aCACATAAAATAAACTTTGTCAAAGAAAAAGGTCTCGTAGAACTGATAATCCAGAATTTCTGTGATGATGATAAAGGGATGTACACAGCCCAGCTGCAAGATGGAAAAGCTAAAAATCAATTCACCCTAGCTCTTGTGGATGACA GTTTTGCTAAAGTTGCAGCAGAGGCTGATGCAAAACGGagagaatggaagaaaaagcaag gtCCGCATTTCATTGAGAACTTGAAATGGAAGGTTACCGAGAACTGTGAAGTGCTGCTTACCTGCAAG GCAACAAACCTGAAGAAGGACACCAGTTTCCAGTGGTTCTTCAATAAGAAAGCACGAGCAGGTGGCGTGTTTGATCCCCAGACTGGGATAGGAACCCTTCATATTAAAAAG ATAACCAAAGCAGATGAAGGCCAGTACAAAGCCCTGGTTTCAGATGATCGTGGAGAGGACTACACCCAACTTGATCTCACAAAAGGAG CCTTTGAAGACCTTCTCAAGGAGCTGTGTAGGATCAGTG CTCTTTCTGCTACACCTCTGAAAATTCAGCCTACAGAAGAAGGCATCAAAATCTACACAGATGTGAAGTACTACACAGACTACATGAAAACAACCTGGTATCACAA GGAGAAACAACTTGAAAGCCGGGACAGACTGAAGTCTGGGAGCACAATGAATCAGATATGGCTTCACATACTGAACCCAACAGATACAGATAAGGGAAAATACACCCTGGAGTTATTTGATGGGAACACCTCTCGCAAACTGTCAACTGACTTGTCTGGAAAAG CCTTTGAAGATGCCCTTGCTGAACACAGAAGGCTAAA GGAAGCAGCAGTAGCAGAAAAGT GTCGAGCCAGAGTTGTTCAAGGTCTGCCAGATGTTGCCACCATCATGGAGGACAAG ACCCTGTGCTTAACTTGCTGTGTATCTGGAGATCCTTACCCAGAGATCACTTGGTTCAAAAATGAGAAGGTTATCGTCTTTAAAGATCGTTACAAAATGGATGTCAAGGGGACAGTTGTCACAATTACCATAGAGAAAGTCTGCAATGAAGACACAGGAAAATACAGCATCTATGTCAAGAATAAGTACGGTTCTGAAACTGGGCAGGTTACTATCAGTGTCTATAAGCATGGAGAGATACCAATAGGAATGGAAGAGGAAGTCCCACATGGGATTACAACAAAAAAGCCTAGATAA